The following nucleotide sequence is from Pseudomonas putida S13.1.2.
CAGGCGTATAGCCTCGGCGCGGACGGCAAGCCTATCGACCCACTTACCGGTGCAAGCTATGAAATCGGTATCAAAGGCGCCTACTTCGAAAACCGCCTGAATGCCAGCCTGGCCCTGTTCGAGCTAAAGCAGGACAACTTCGCTGTGCTTACCGGCGGCACCACGCCAAGTGGCGGCAGCGCCTACCGGGCGGCGCAAGGCGTCACCACCCGCGGCGTCGAGCTGGAAGTAAACGGCGAACTGATGAAGGACCTGCAAGTGATGGCGGGCTACACCTTCGCCGAATCCCACGATGCTGATGACCAGCGCGTGGCAACCAACCAACCGCAGCATCTGCTCAAGCTGGCGACCAACTACCGCCTGCAGGGCGATTGGCACAAGTTCACCGTGGGCGGCAATGCGTATTGGCAGAGTGCGACCTTCTTCAAGCCAAGCGATGAGGACTGGTACGCAATCGACGACCCGGCTGCCAAGTTTGAACAGAAGTCCTACGCGCTGGTGGGGTTGGTGGGTGGCTATGACTTTACCCGCAACCTGAAAGCAACTCTTAACGTCAACAACCTGTTCGACAAGCACTACTACAGTGGCATTGGCAACTACGGGACGGTTTTCTGGGGGGCGCCGCGTAACCTGATGGTCAATGTGAAGTACAGCTTCTAGGGAATTGCCTGGCACCTCACGAAGCCCCGGCGCCACCACGCCGGGGACGGGGTTTATCTAGCCAGCGCTGCTGGCGCCGGACGAACTGGGTACGGCGGCGGGTCGGTAGGCAGCGCCGAGGTCGTGCGCCTTGGCCTGCCCGCTTGTTGCGCCCTAGCGCAAGGACAACATCATAGTCAGCGGAGACAAATCAGGACAGCGAACAAACCCGGCCTTACGGGCGTAGAAATCGGCAAGCGCTTCGTCAAGCGGATGAACCAGAATCGCCGAAGAAGCCACCACCTCCGTAGACGCCATGACCCGAAAAATCGCATCCTGCAGCAATCCTTCGGCAAACCCGTAGCCTTGAGCCACAAGGGTCACCCCCATCCGACCAAGAATGGTAGCCGGGTGTGCAGTCGGCGTATTGCGCTGCAGTCTCCGGGGCAACACAGACTGCCGCGCAATCGAGCCGCTGGACAAGGTGTAGAACCCTGCCACCTGGCAGGTACCCTTAAAGCACGTCACATACACCACAGCCAGCTGTTCTTGCTGGGCCTTCCTTGCCTGCTTGTGCAGGTACTCGTTGATAGAGCGTTCGCCACAGTCAAAACCAGTGAAGTCATGAACTTCACTCAGCTTTACGGGCTTGCTCAGCTCCACGGAGCGGGTTTGGACATGAGTTTCTGTAGGCACTTGTTATCCTTTAACGCGTTGTGCTCCAGTGCCTGCTCGAAGCGGTCGAAGGCTTCGTCGCTGAGAAGAAACAGCTGGCGGTCCATGATCACCTCTTCTGCTCGGCGGCAGGCGGCATCCAGGATGAAGCTGGTTCTGTCCGTTCCCAGCAGCTCTACAGCCGCGTCGATCAGGCTGCGTTTCCTGGTATCCACTCGCATGTTGATCGGTACGGGCTTTTCACGCTCTTTGATTTGAGCCGACATGACTATTTCTCCATAGCTGCGGAGCGGTCTCCACACAGCGACGGTACCAGCACGTGTAGCTAACGTCTACACCCGTGTATCAGTTTGACTTACACGCGCGGATTGGAAGTAGACCGAGGACTCGACCTGTTACCAGACGGATACCAAGCTCTCTTGGTAAACTAGCCGACACCCCGGGCACACGCAGATCCTTTTTGTTGCCAGCATTTGCTAAGCCGCCCCTGCAATTTGCTGCTACGCCCAAAAATCCAGCATTCGGTACCGAAAACGTTGAACGATATGACCGCTAATACAGGCTCTAACCCAACAACCACGCGCCCTGAGCCTTCCCGCCGCTTCAGCGTTGCACCGATGATGGATTGGGGTAGCTTTTCTTCCAGCCCTTAAGCCGCAAGGCTTCTCAGCCAGGGTGCATAATCGCGTACCATTTTTGTACCACTCTGACCCTCAGATACCTTTCACCAACATCTCCAACATCTGAGTACCGCAATAGGATTCTGAAGGATCTCAGTCTCTCTATACCTGCCCCTCTGCTGAGAGACAGCACTGCGATAGCATGCAAGGCGGCACTATGCCATCATCTCCAATGCAGGCCTCTTTACGTAGGGTGAGAAATGAGCATCTGGAAATGGGATCCTTTTGAAGAGTTTTTGAGCCAAGCACCATTACAAGTTTTAGAAAATGAATTTGGACTTGATAGCGATGTAAGTCTTACTTTGAAACGAGACAGCGAGTACAAGCTAGAACTCTTTGCTTCTGGCCCACCCAGAAATTCGGGAATCGAACAAAAAATTCCACCCGGGACAATTTACAGAAACAACAGTGAGATTTTGCTTAAATCGTGTTTAGGCGAAATATGCCTGCATGGCGTGCATCACACAAAAAGTAAATTAGATATTTCCCACCAAAGCACCACCACCGACACGTTCACGATAGAAAAGATTCTTTTCACGGCGGACTCCCCAAGCCTTCCCGAATACACTATTGAACATATTGGGAACATCCCAAACCGTTACATATGGCCTGACAACAATAACTTTTCTTCCAGAACTGAAAAATCACTAAAATTCGGCAGCCTTCCCGAACTTGATATAGCCACCTCCGCAACAACAGGCTCATGCAGCTACAATTGCCTCCACCTCAAAATCAATGATGAGGATGTAATAATCGGCAAAGTAATTAACGCACCCAACGTGAAAAATGCAGGGTTTATTTTCTATCGCGGCCATCCACCCGAACAACTACGGAGACTAGTTAGAGACGGCCTGTCACTGGTTTTTGGTACTCCACTCATCTATTTTGGATTTACAAGTTTCACTTTTCGAGGCGCTATCATCTCACTTGAAGCAGTGACTCCGTACACGATGGGTGGCCGCGCATGGCACTTGGCTGGTCTTCCCCCCGCCCCTATCACTACATCAAACGGAAATACTAATCAGATAGATAAAACCTTAGTCCAGCGTATGGTGCAAGGTTTCGTAAGCCATAGCGAAAAGTACAGTATCGCTCAAATACCCTGGCGATTATGGCATGCAGAAGCCGCCGCTTACTTTATGAAGCCTGCTTACTACGGGGCTCTGATCGAAGGTATTCAAAAAGAATATTTCGAGGACGTAAAAACAAGCATCAATAGAACAATCATCAGCAAACCCGCCTTCAAGAGACACAGGAAATTTATTCAAAAATATCTTGAGAAAGTATGCACTAGCGAGCCTGAATTAAAGTTATTCATCGACAAACTTAGTAACAGCAACATCGCACCACAAAAAATTCTAGCCTCTCGATTCTTTAGCGATCTAGGTCTATCTCTAGGTTCACTTGAGACTGAAGCTTGGAATAAGCGCAACGATGCGGCACACGGCAACAATATCGCAGAAGATGATGTTATTCAGCACATGCGCGACACCAAAATACTGCGAATCATTCTAAACCGAATTCTTTTACACTTAACAAATGGCTCAGACTTCTACTTTGACGGATACACAATTGGCTACGCCGTTCGACAATTATCGGACCCAATACCTCAAGATGAGACCGCAGATTAATCTGCCTATCTCTAATCACTATGAAATACAGCAACCAAAGGTTTTTTGCAGCACACCCCGATTGTGCTGTAGTAGCAACAGCATAAGGCGCCAAAGGCCCGGAGCATCAGGGGTTGGGCACCTTCTGCATTGAGGCATCACCTTAGACTTAGGCATGGATTGGCATGGAATGGCGTACGATCTGCCCCATTTTTGCCCCACTCTCCTACCCTCTCAACGCAGGCTGACCCAGCCACTGATCGCGGTAAAATCGCTAAATTTTTATACGACTATAATCCTCGAGGTGGCAAAAGGAGTTTGTCCGCAGCTAGCAGCGGTTTCATGCGCAGCCGACAGAACCCAGACATGATTAGCGCCGCTCGCAGATTGGGCTTATATAGGTTGCAACCACTACCTTGAGGGCCTACTGATTCATAAACTGATCCAGTATAATTTTGGACCAGTCAATTTTAGCTCCAAGACCGTAGTCGGCGCGTCTACCTGGCTATTTATTATTAGCCATACGTTCATTCAGCGCATCGATAATTAACTGCTTCTGACTCGGCTTCCTCATTGAAAATATTTGGCCGACGACGACTACACCGACTGAAAAAATAACACCAAAAATTGACACATACAAACTCCAATTACTACTACTCAAATACTGCCCGATAAGTCTATTCTTCTCCTTAATCGCAGAGTTCAAATTAAGTAACTCATCCTTGACTTTATCGTATTCAACACCATTGAGCTTCAGAGATATATTACGAAAATCGCGCAAACTTTGCTCATCCAGCCCATCGAAGGGGTTGACCTTATTGTGTTCTAAAACAAGCGAATCAATCTGAGCAATAAATCCCAAATCCTGATCATCTAGCTTCTGCTCCCCCTTCAAACGAGCCACTTTCAAATCATTGAGAACCTGCAACAAAGTTAAAGAGCCTTTCTCATAATACAAATAAGGCTTTAGATATGGCCATATGCTATCCACAGGATTACCGGAAACCTCAGACAAGTATACTAGCTTGACATCATCTATATTTGCACCTTTCAAAATCACATTAGTCAACGCACCGCGAACTTCCTCCCGGGACACATAGCTTTCAGCCATCCTGGACATCGAGCCCATTAGACCCGCAAAAGAAAGTGCTAAGCATGAAAGAACAATCACCTTGAAAAAAGCTTTTATACGTTGCGTACGCCTTTTTGCACCCAAGTCATTGTAAATCTTGAGCACAAGCTCATCTATAAATTTTGGTGGTGCGTCGGATAGGCCCTGCCCCTTCAGCTGATTCTCAACCTCTGCTCTCAACTCATCGTGCGACTTATCCTGCCACTTGTCCTCAATCGATAGCTGAAACTCAGATGCAGGAAACTTTTCTTCCTGTTTAAAACTTCCATCAACTCGCTTTCCGTCACAATCAGCAACAGCCTCCTCCTTCGGAGCCAATCGATTGTGACTAACCTTACCAAAATCGTCGCTATCTTTGTGCACCAGCCTGCTCCCTGCTAATTAAGACCAATATACTGATGGATCCGGAGATCCAAAAATCAGATTAAGCCCCGCTTCCTCCTAGACGATCACCTTTCGTCGGAAGCGCTGTAGAAGAGCAACTACTAAACATTTTGTCGAAGTGATTAAGGAAAGTTTCGGTCAAATGACCATGATAATACCCATACACTTTTGTCGGCATGACAACTGTTTTTCGCCCAAAAATATTAAAAACTAAAGCGCCGTCGATTATTTTCGGCCTAAACCAAGCTTTGTGTTTCCAATCATCCGCGACGTGCGTGTAGTCCCCGTCTTTATCACGAATCCAAGTTGTAATTTTTCCCTTAGACTCATCCTGATCGATACACTTATTAAAACCATCCAACAAAGCTTGCGGATCCGAAGTAAAAAAATTCACTGCCACTTGCTTTCCCCTTTTGATGAAATTCTTTAACTTCTACCAGATGATATCAAAAAATCATGCATCCGCGCGCATACGCGGATGATGTGTGATGGAAGCGGGGCGCCTTGATCGCCTCATCAAGAAATATATCTCTAATTCTCATCTGCATTGATCCTTCCGCAAGCATAGAGATTTGAACGCGCCTGATGACCTCAACAATCCTCCGGGGGCCAGCATTCGAGGCTATTCTGGCAGTAGCGGATGGCCTGCATAAGGCCACACGCCCTAAAATTTGCCCGTAGCCCAAGAAATTTTCTACCGAGAGCATGCACATGGATGACCAAGCCTCGACCATAGGTGACACCCTCGAGTTGTTGCACCTGAACCAGATCGCCATCAGAGCAGCTCTGGAGGAGCTTTCGCTATGGGTGAGCCATCGCGTTTCAGTCCACATACATGAAAACGTCATGGCCGCCCTAGCCACCCTCGATGTCCATGCTGGGGCGATCTCAACAGGCATAGCACGCCTCCAGGAATGAGCTAGCCCGCAACTAGAGTGGTTATTAAAAATTTCCGCTGACAGAAACCACTTCTGACTAGCGCTGCCGGTGGGCTTGGAATGACGCTTTCGCTTAAAAGAGTTGCATACTTCAACCATCAAAAACTATTGTTTTGCACTCAAACACTTGGTAATTTGAACTGCAAAGATTGACTAAAAACAATCCCAAGGCATTACAATCCGCAAAATACCTTTAGATACGAGCAATTTCAAAACAGGAATTATTTCAATATGAAGGTGCTTATCAAAAGCGCACACAAATCAATACCTAAAGAGCTATACTTTACGCTCCCTTCATTCAGCATAATCACGGGACTGAACGGCAGCGGAAAAACCCACTTATTAGAGGCCATGGCAAATCCACAGCTTTCCGAATTGACGATTGAAGGGCAAACTGCACAAAACATCAGCCTGATACCTTATAACTCCCTAACCCCCCAAATTACGGAGGCGAGCGACAACAGTAGCATCATTGACACAATACAAATGTACTGGTCAGACATCTCTCATCACCTCAGTATGTGGGCTGTCAGCAATCCCTCAACCGCACTGCCAGAAAACATAATAGAAGATTATTTAGCTCCAGCATTCGGCACCGAATCGCCGGGCGTTGTGGCGGTAAAGCGTTTTATTAAGCACACAGGCAAAAAAGCCACAGACATGGGGTTAGAAGACTTCCATAATTTTATCGATATCACATATAGCAAAGAAAATCTATTTGCCTCACAGTGCGCCATGGCGTTCAAAGATTATCAAAGAAGACGATTCAAAAATGAAGTAAGCGAATACCTCTCAGCAAAATATCCGGCTCGCAACATTTCGTATTTATCGCAAGAAGATTTCTCCGAGGTTTTCGGTCCTCCCCCTTGGGAGTTAATGAATCAAGTGCTCGAAACATCGGGCCTTCCTTACCGCTTCAACGACCCTGGCGAAGACGACCCGGAGCTTCCTTACACTCTTCGCCTTATCAACCAAATCAACGGAAGATTAACCTCAGCTAGTGAGCTATCGTCAGGCGAAAAAGTCATATTGGCGTTAGTCCTAGCCATCTACAATACAGGCGAAAGCGGTACGAAGAACAAGGTAATTCTGCTTGATGAACCAGATGCGCCACTTCACCCTAACTTTTCAAAAATGCTCATTGACACTATAAAGGAGATCATTGTCGGTAAGTCAGGTGTAACCGTAGTGATGACCACCCACTCTCCCACTACAGTTGCCCTGGCTCCGGAGAACTCCATTTTTGATCTGGATCGCTCATCAAAGCACCTGACCATGGTCAGCGGTCATCGGGCAGTTCAGGTTCTCACGAAGGGCATACCCCACTTGAGAGTATCTTATGAAAATCGGCGACAAATTTTTGTAGAGGGTCGATATGACGTGGAGTACTATTCATATCTTTTTCAAATCATCAACCGAGATAACAGATTCAACTATACACCTATCTTTGTTGAGCCTCATAGCGGAGACACAAATTGCTCTGACGTTATAGCGATTGTTAAAAAACTCCGAGAATCTGGAAACGATCTAGCCTGGGGAATAATCGACTATGATAACAACAATAAATCGAGCGACTCCATACTAGTACTTGGAGAAAATAAACGTTATGCGATCGATAACTACATTCTTGACCCAATCTTCATATGCCTCGCACTTATTAGAACAAGAAAAAAAACCTATTACGACTTCGGCCTAAGCACGGGAAAAACCTCCTACACTGAAGCATCCAACTTAAGAAATGATGAATGCCAAATCATGATTAACAGCTTCCTCATTCAGTGCGGCTTCGATTTAATCAACCTTGAAACAGTGCATTGGGAGAATGGATTTAAATTGGAATACCCTGGAAAATTCATACAATACCAGGGCCATGATTATGAAAAGCTCATTACCACGACCTTCGCCGCTCTTATGGGATTAAGAAAAAATAACAGGGAATCAGGATTAAAATTGGCTATCCTTGATATTATCGACGACTTCAGAGGTTTCATCCCAGTGGAAATATCACAAACGCTTAGACTTATACAAAACACATAAAACATGCTGGCTTGCAGCTGGTGGAGTTAGCATTGCAACCGCAGCAGGTCGATCCTGTCCTGCACTTTGGAGCAGGCGCGTAGTATTAGTGACCAGGTGAAGGACTGGAGTAGGCTTAAAATCATTTTGGCCGTTCAGCTGCTCAATCACTTCGGCTAGACGGGCAAAAACGGCCCCGTACCGTGCGGTACGGGGCCTCGATTTTACCGGAAATCCTTATGGACAGCTGGCCATTAAAACAAACCGCCGAGTGCTGATGGCTGCCAGTTCATGATTACCAGCTCGCCGGTAACCTCCGCCTTACACTGACGCTGGTTGGTAGTGCTGTAGCGGATATCCAAACACTCAAAATGGAACCCGTCGAAAACCCGCCGAATGTCAGGGTGGTCGTTGATACTGACCATCACCCTGCCCTTGCATCGCCGCATGAAGTCGGCCATCCGTTCGTACTCCTCAAACGGAAACTCCACACCGTAGCCAACGGTCTGCCAATAAGGCGGGTCCATGTAGAAGAACGTATGTGCTCGATCATAGCGCTCGGCACAGTCGAGCCAGGAAAGGTTCTCGACGTAGGTACCAGCGAGACGCTGCCACGCAGCAGACAGGTTCTCCTCGATGCGCAGCAGGTTGATCGGTGGACCTGTGGTGGCGGTTCCGAATGCTTGACTGGTGAGCTTGGCACCGAACGCATGCTGTTGCAGGTAAAAGAACCGCGCAGCTCGCTGGATATCGGTCAGCGTTTCAGGGCGCGTCATCTTCTGCCACTCGAAGATCTGGCGGGAACTGAGGGCCCACTTAAACTGGCGCACGAACTCCTCCAGGTGGTTTTGCACAACGCGATAAAGGGTGACCAGGTCACCGTTGAGACCGTTCAACACTTCCACCGGGGCGGGCTGGGGACGCATGAAGAACAACGCGGCACCGCCGGCGAAGACTTCGACGTAGCACTCATGAGGGGGAAAAAGAGGGATCAAGCGGTCGGCCAGGCGGCGTTTGCCACCCATCCAGGGAATGATAGGAGAGCTCATAGGTATGCAAGTCTTTACTGTATGGATGAACAGGTGATAGGCTCGCCGGGCTTTGTGCACAAGGCAGGAGCCACGGCTGGACTTGCAGGAAAGGTCTGCGGGTTCGGTGGACATGGGCGGATGTTGGCCCATCCAACCACGCCCGCTCCTTTTCATTTTTTAGCGAAGATTGGGGAGTTTTGATGAGTGCTAAAGAATTCGCTAAGCAACTGAAAGTCGAAATCGAAAACTTCGCAGCGCAGGGCCAAGACTCTGTCAGCATAGAGACACTCACGTCAGGCCTTGATAAGTTTATCAACAGCGCAAGTGAGGAAAGTGAAAGCATTCTGATAGAGCGTCTTAAGGCGTATCTCCAGTCTGAAGTTGAGAAAGAGAAGTACAACCACTCCGCCGACCTGGAAATGTTCAAGTCTGTAATTCAGACAGGCCAGAATGCCCTGCGGGCGATTGTCCTCTTGAATGGAGGCGCAGCAGTAGCCTTGCTAGCTTTCATCGGAAAACTCGCGGATGTCAGCCGACTCAACATTCCTCTATTTGCAGCACCGCTGACTATATTTGTAGTCGGAGCTTTCCTATCAACCATATCGTCGGGCCTGACTTACCTCACTCAATTGCTTTATTCTGAAGAGGGAAAATGGCGAACCCGTGCTGGCGTTTCATTGCAAATCGCCTCAGTACTTCTCGGTTTGACGTCGTTGTGTTTATTTGGGTACGGAACTTATCGCGCCTATGGAGCGTTCATAGCCTTAGGGACTTGAAATCGCCTTAACGTAGGCTTGGCATGCAGTCAATGCTAGAAGTCCCCGGTCGCCGTCGTCTGTGATGGCGATAATTCGTTGAGCATGCGCTCGGTCAAGCTGGGCGCGTACGGCGCCATGTACCAGGCTTCCGGTGCCGGCGGTTTCTCGCACCCCACCGTCACAACCCGGGGTGGCAAAGGCTCCGGCGTCGACAAGGAATGACAACCGCAGATCAGCGGTAGCAAGGCGGTCACGCAGGCGAGCTTGAGTTTTATGCATCGTTCATTTCCTGCCAATGTGTTTTGCCCTGCTCCTGCAGGCGAACCTCCAGGGCTTGTCGCTGGTTCTGCTGCTCCTCCAACTGCTCCAGGGCTGCAGCTGCAGCCTCTTCACGCTCGCGGCCGTAGGCTCGATCCTTGTCGGCCAACTGCCGAATGTAATCAGCCGCCTGATCAGCAAGCTGCCTGCCGTACTCGCTGGCCTGCCAAACCCAGACGCCCCGGCCGCCGGCATAGAGCCCGACCGCAGCGGCCAGCAAGGCGATACGCCAATTCAGCGACATTACTGCAGCACCTCAAGCGCTCGCTTATAGAGCGCCTGGCGATCTTTCAACCCATTCAGGCCCCCATTGATGCGGCGGGTGACCGACTCGAAAACCGAGTCATCGGCCTGCTTAGCACCTTGTCAGCCAGGGTGTTAAGCCCCGCCCGCTGCCAGAACCAGCCGGCCGACAGCGAGGCGTAGAAGGGCTGCTCGAGCAGGTCGGGGGTGTTGAGCAAGCGGCTGTCACCGAACGGCGCTTCGCTGCAAGCCTCGTAGTTGTCGCGGCCTGTGATCTGAACGAGCCCACGGCCACGGTACCGCTGACCATCGCCATCAGCCGCCGGGGTGTTGCCGAGACGCTCCGCCAGGCTTCCCGTGTCGTACTTGGCCAGGTAGGCATCGTTACCGAGCTCGCGCACATAGAGCAGTTGGCCGACCTGGGCAAGGAATGCCGCCATGCGCTTGGCGATTATCTCGCTCGAACAGGTATGCGCTGACTACTTCACGCATCTCCCACGGTTCGTATTCCAACGGAAGGTGCTGGCCGGGGAGATCAAGCTGCCCATCACTCGACTTGAACCGAGCCAGAAGAGCGCCCGAGGCATACACATTGCCGATCTGGCTCTCTGCCTGGACCAGCAAAGGGTGCTGCGCGTAAAGAGTGTGCGCAATTGAATAGGAGGTGACGAACAGACTGTTACGAAGAGAGCACCCCCCACTTGATCAGTATCAGCCGTCCGCACAAAACATCTGGCTGCATCCGCCCCTTCCACCCAACTGAATACGCCTTCGACACCTGCCGCCTACGATCGGCGGCTATCAACTCGCCCTGAATCGGCTGGATCAGAACGGCGGAAGTGCCCAAATCCATTACATGATAGTGACCGCGTTGGGCGTGTCGCTGCCCTTCATTGGAGTAGCCTAGGGCCAATCGGGGTCGCTTAACATGACAAGAAAAAGATTTATAATCTGCTTCAATTGGAATGTCACCGGTTCTTTTAGAGAGCGCAGCTATGACCGACACGCACCCAAAAATTGTTCCTGTGCAGCCAGGCAAACGAGAGTGGCATGGAACGCATCATGCTTGGCGCTTTAGACCGCACGCTTTTCGCTGGAGAGGGGAGATGATTGCCGGACCAAATATGTTACCGCTAGCGACAGAAATGCATTCATGGATGTTGCAGCTCGGGCATCTATCTCTTATGCCTCCATTTGAATCGCCGACAAACGGCGGCTATACTAACCCTTATACAGAAAATGGCATTACCCTTGCGCTAATAATGGGCAGAATAGTCAACGCCACTTATAGTTTCGCAACCACACCAACGGCAAATGAAGATGAAGTCGGGGTCGAGATCGAAAGGATTCGCCTGCACAATGAGTTACTTATTAATGCAGCAAGGTTTTGCGAAGTCGCCATAAAACAACTTCTTCACTGCACTCAGACTCCAGCGCCTTTATATCAACGAATGGCGCTGGGTCAGTTGCTTGAGTCACCTTGCCCATCTTGCAAACGGAAGAACGGAGCCAAGCCTCACTCCATTTCGTTAGTTGGCACACTAGCGTGCCCATTTGATCTTTGCCTCGAATTCGAACATTGCGCAATGGACCACATGGACCTTGTGAATAAATTACGCAACACACAAGCTGCACACTCAGGGGTTCAGGCGCTAAAAATCAGAACCACAAGCGAATCAAAAGCGCATTTTCATGAAGATTGTCATGAGATTCTCTGCGGCTTTGTCCATATGCTTTCACATTTGCAACGTCTGGAGCAAAAGATACTAAAGGACTTAGGCGAGAAAGCAGATACCATCAATTATCTGAAACTCTCTGGACTTCCGCCAGAAGACTGCAATTTCGATCTGATTCCAGGGCAACCGTTCATTTTTAACCCAAAACCTGCAAATACCAACACAAATTGATATTATTAACGACAATCTAAAACACACTCAAAACTGCTCACTTGATCGACAGACAAACCGAACAGAGCTATGTTTAATGGCATTAAGCGACATACGGCAACGACAGATACTTAGCCATTCATTCGCTAGAGC
It contains:
- a CDS encoding DUF1778 domain-containing protein encodes the protein MSAQIKEREKPVPINMRVDTRKRSLIDAAVELLGTDRTSFILDAACRRAEEVIMDRQLFLLSDEAFDRFEQALEHNALKDNKCLQKLMSKPAPWS
- a CDS encoding DNA adenine methylase, which codes for MSSPIIPWMGGKRRLADRLIPLFPPHECYVEVFAGGAALFFMRPQPAPVEVLNGLNGDLVTLYRVVQNHLEEFVRQFKWALSSRQIFEWQKMTRPETLTDIQRAARFFYLQQHAFGAKLTSQAFGTATTGPPINLLRIEENLSAAWQRLAGTYVENLSWLDCAERYDRAHTFFYMDPPYWQTVGYGVEFPFEEYERMADFMRRCKGRVMVSINDHPDIRRVFDGFHFECLDIRYSTTNQRQCKAEVTGELVIMNWQPSALGGLF
- a CDS encoding AAA family ATPase, giving the protein MKVLIKSAHKSIPKELYFTLPSFSIITGLNGSGKTHLLEAMANPQLSELTIEGQTAQNISLIPYNSLTPQITEASDNSSIIDTIQMYWSDISHHLSMWAVSNPSTALPENIIEDYLAPAFGTESPGVVAVKRFIKHTGKKATDMGLEDFHNFIDITYSKENLFASQCAMAFKDYQRRRFKNEVSEYLSAKYPARNISYLSQEDFSEVFGPPPWELMNQVLETSGLPYRFNDPGEDDPELPYTLRLINQINGRLTSASELSSGEKVILALVLAIYNTGESGTKNKVILLDEPDAPLHPNFSKMLIDTIKEIIVGKSGVTVVMTTHSPTTVALAPENSIFDLDRSSKHLTMVSGHRAVQVLTKGIPHLRVSYENRRQIFVEGRYDVEYYSYLFQIINRDNRFNYTPIFVEPHSGDTNCSDVIAIVKKLRESGNDLAWGIIDYDNNNKSSDSILVLGENKRYAIDNYILDPIFICLALIRTRKKTYYDFGLSTGKTSYTEASNLRNDECQIMINSFLIQCGFDLINLETVHWENGFKLEYPGKFIQYQGHDYEKLITTTFAALMGLRKNNRESGLKLAILDIIDDFRGFIPVEISQTLRLIQNT
- a CDS encoding pyocin activator PrtN family protein; amino-acid sequence: MRLAIISLEQVCADYFTHLPRFVFQRKVLAGEIKLPITRLEPSQKSARGIHIADLALCLDQQRVLRVKSVRN